In Hemicordylus capensis ecotype Gifberg chromosome 3, rHemCap1.1.pri, whole genome shotgun sequence, one DNA window encodes the following:
- the LOC128351647 gene encoding protocadherin-8-like isoform X2 → MTASHLLFVPMLLQSLLFSGVLCEAMRFHTDEEQPPGTVVGVLMEELLQLGSRVDGPPSSFRLVKQAGNSSLVRVRERDGQLSLGSERLDREQLCAAGGQAEEEACVLAFDVVSLGGPRGGAQQYRLLHVELEVRDINDHAPRFPQPLIALEVSESAAPGTRLPLGLAHDLDAGSNGIQSFAVSPNSHFGLEVQSRADGLKCAELVLLSELDREAQASYRLELVAKDGGSPARSGTATVSVRVLDANDNAPAFPHGALLTVELPEDAPPGSLLLDLDAADPDEGANGQLLYAWGSQVPAEARALFGLDPLSGRLSLQGAVDYELQRAYELDVQASDRGASPLAASCKVVVRLLDVNDNAPAVAISALSGSGGSSGPSSPGSAQASASDPAAAAAAVVAYVSEAAAAESLVALVSTSDGDAGANGQVRCALLAAPHEPFALQRAYDASYVVLTTGALDRERVAEYNLTVVAEDLGSPPAKTVRRLTVRLADENDNAPRFAKARYEVAVLENNPPGAYLAAVLAADPDLGPNGKVTYRLLEEPVTGSPAPSQLISVDPHSGVIRALRSLDYEQRLQPLEVGIEACDGGAPQLCQRTRVGITVVDQNDNPPQITFPLLVNGSADLPLPLRAPVGFLIARVVARDADDGPNAELSFSIVGAKPKLFAITPLTGELFLRQRLPGGVSSETAFSLVVAVEDGGRPSLTCTAMLRLIPTDTLPSSVEIVVMQPSATEEQTLNLSVVLIAVLAGGCGLLLVAILLVVASTCRSKKSLFGVMPPESMRCKAGRLMPAAEKPASECVDLLSTHLVLSAAARSGPEGRSGEPLSVAVRSISSYASQVHIPFQPSSVWEEGQSASNFSTHSTPDQLSTKDSGKGDSECNDSDSDVSREGVKKSSAEMIEKEVGLATGKRRNPQKKKKPTAAPS, encoded by the coding sequence ATGACCGCCTCCCATCTTCTATTTGTGCCCATGCTACTCCAGAGCCTCCTGTTCTCGGGAGTGCTCTGCGAGGCCATGAGATTCCACACAGACGAGGAACAGCCGCCCGGCACTGTCGTCGGGGTGCTGatggaggagctgctgcagctCGGCTCAAGAGTGGACGGGCCCCCCAGTAGCTTCCGCCTAGTGAAGCAGGCGGGCAACAGCTCGCTGGTGCGGGTCCGCGAGCGGGACGGCCAGCTGAGCCTGGGCTCGGAGCGCCTGGACCGCGAGCAGTTGTGcgcggcgggcgggcaggcggaggaggaggcgtgCGTGCTGGCCTTCGACGTGGTGAGCCTGGGCGGGCCGCGCGGCGGCGCCCAGCAGTACCGCCTGCTGCACGTGGAGCTGGAGGTGCGCGACATCAACGACCACGCGCCGCGCTTCCCGCAGCCGCTCATCGCCCTGGAGGTGTCGGAGAGCGCCGCGCCGGGCACCCGCCTGCCGCTGGGCCTGGCGCACGACCTGGACGCGGGCTCCAACGGCATCCAGAGCTTCGCCGTCTCGCCCAACAGCCACTTCGGCCTGGAGGTGCAGAGCCGCGCCGACGGGCTGAAGTGCGCCGAGCTGGTGCTGCTGAGCGAGCTGGACCGCGAGGCGCAGGCCTCCTACCGCCTGGAGCTGGTGGCCAAGGACGGCGGCAGCCCGGCGCGCTCGGGCACGGCCACGGTCAGCGTGCGGGTGCTGGACGCCAACGACAACGCGCCCGCCTTCCCGCACGGCGCGCTGCTGACCGTCGAGCTGCCCGAGGACGCGCCGCCGGGCTCGCTGCTGCTCGACCTGGACGCGGCCGACCCGGACGAGGGCGCCAACGGGCAGCTGCTCTACGCCTGGGGCAGCCAGGTGCCGGCCGAGGCGCGCGCCCTCTTCGGCCTCGACCCGCTCTCGGGCCGCCTCAGCCTGCAGGGCGCCGTCGACTACGAGCTGCAGCGCGCCTACGAGCTCGACGTGCAGGCCAGCGACCGCGGCGCCAGCCCCCTGGCGGCCAGCTGCAAGGTGGTGGTGCGCCTGCTCGACGTCAACGACAACGCGCCCGCCGTGGCCATCAGCGCcctcagcggcagcggcggcagcagcggccccTCTTCCCCGGGCTCGGCACAGGCCTCCGCCTCggaccccgccgccgccgccgccgcggtggTGGCCTACGtgagcgaggcggcggcggccgagagCCTGGTGGCGCTGGTCAGCACCTCGGACGGCGACGCGGGCGCCAACGGGCAGGTGCGCTGCGCGCTGCTGGCCGCGCCCCACGAGCCCTTCGCCCTGCAGCGCGCCTACGACGCCAGCTACGTGGTGCTCACCACCGGCGCCCTGGACCGCGAGCGCGTGGCCGAGTACAACCTGACGGTGGTGGCCGAGGACCTGGGCTCGCCGCCCGCCAAGACGGTGCGCCGCCTCACCGTGCGCCTGGCCGACGAGAACGACAACGCGCCGCGCTTCGCCAAGGCCCGCTACGAGGTGGCCGTGCTGGAGAACAACCCGCCCGGCGCCTACCTGGCCGCCGTCCTCGCCGCCGACCCGGACCTGGGGCCCAACGGCAAGGTCACCTACCGCCTGCTGGAGGAGCCAGTAACTGGATCCCCCGCCCCATCCCAACTGATCTCGGTGGATCCCCACAGTGGGGTCATCCGAGCCCTGCGGTCCCTGGACTACGAGCAGCGGCTGCAGCCGCTAGAAGTAGGGATCGAAGCTTGCGACGGAGGCGCCCCGCAGCTCTGCCAGCGGACTCGGGTTGGGATCACTGTGGTGGACCAGAACGACAACCCACCGCAGATCACCTTCCCGCTGCTGGTCAACGGCTCTGCGGATCTCCCGCTGCCTCTCAGAGCTCCCGTCGGTTTCCTGATCGCTCGGGTAGTAGCCAGGGACGCAGACGATGGCCCCAATGCCGAGCTCTCTTTCTCTATCGTGGGGGCCAAGCCCAAGCTCTTCGCTATCACTCCCCTGACGGGAGAACTCTTTCTGAGGCAGAGACTTCCTGGGGGCGTCTCGTCGGAAACGGCCTTTTCCTTGGTCGTCGCCGTCGAGGACGGCGGGAGGCCTTCCCTGACTTGTACTGCCATGCTGCGGCTTATTCCCACGGACACACTACCCTCTAGCGTGGAGATCGTGGTCATGCAGCCCTCGGCGACCGAAGAACAGACCTTAAATCTCTCGGTGGTCTTGATTGCGGTGCTGGCAGGAGGCTGCGGGTTGTTGCTGGTCGCCATCCTcttggtggtagcctccacctgcaggagcaagaagaGCCTCTTCGGAGTCATGCCCCCAGAATCGATGCGATGCAAGGCAGGGAGGCTGATGCCGGCAGCAGAGAAGCCTGCATCGGAATGTGTGGACTTGCTCAGCACGCATTTGGTCTTGAGCGCTGCTGCTAGGTCCGGGCCAGAAGGAAGAAGTGGAGAGCCTTTAAGCGTGGCCGTGAGGAGCATCTCCAGTTACGCCTCTCAG